In Peromyscus leucopus breed LL Stock chromosome 11, UCI_PerLeu_2.1, whole genome shotgun sequence, a genomic segment contains:
- the Tmem174 gene encoding transmembrane protein 174 — MEHSNNRPEDFPLNVFSVTPYTPSTADIQVSDDDKAGATLLFSGIFLGLVGITFTVMGWIKYQGVSHFEWTQLLGPILLSVGVTFILIAVCKFKMLSCQGCTEGEERGLDSDQTSGGQSFVFTGINQPITFHGATVVQYIPPPYGAQEPLGMNAAYLQPMMNPCGLGLVPSSGAVAATPSPPQYYTIYPQDNAAFVENEGYPPFVGVRNDRPSSDANQPEGMQMEEEDSVRFSPPPYEEIYTPSLARDCNVQGMGI; from the exons ATGGAGCACAGCAACAATCGCCCCGAGGACTTCCCGCTCAACGTGTTTTCTGTCACTCCTTACACCCCCAGTACGGCCGACATCCAGGTGTCCGACGACGACAAGGCGGGGGCCACTTTGCTTTTCTCGGGGATCTTTCTAGGACTGGTGGGGATCACGTTCACTGTCATGGGCTGGATCAAGTACCAGGGCGTCTCCCACTTTGAATGGACCCAGCTCCTCGGGCCCATCCTCCTCTCAGTCGGAGTGACGTTCATCCTGATCGCTGTGTGCAAGTTCAAAATGCTTTCCTGCCAGGGGTGCACCGAAGGCGAGGAGAGGGGCCTGGACTCGGACCAGACTTCGGGAGGACAGTCCTTCGTGTTCACCGGCATCAACCAGCCCATCACCTTCCACGGGGCCACCGTGGTACAGTACATTCCTCCTCCATATGGTGCTCAGGAGCCTCTGGGGATGAATGCCGCCTACCTGCAGCCCATGATGAACCCTTGCGGTCTCGGCCTCGTACCTTCCAGCGGAGCAGTGGCGGCCACCCCAAGCCCCCCTCAGTACTATACTATCTACCCTCAAGACAACGCTGCATTCGTGGAGAACGAGGGCTACCCTCCTTTCGTGGGTGTTAGAAACGACAG GCCCAGCTCTGATGCTAACCAGCCAGAAGGGATGCAGATGGAAGAAGAGGACTCGGTCCGTTTCTCGCCTCCCCCCTATGAGGAGATATATACGCCCTCCCTCGCTAGAGACTGTAACGTTCAGGGAATGGGCATCTAA